From the Sebastes fasciatus isolate fSebFas1 chromosome 3, fSebFas1.pri, whole genome shotgun sequence genome, one window contains:
- the anapc11 gene encoding anaphase-promoting complex subunit 11, which yields MKVKIRQWNGVASWLWVANDENCGICRMPFNGCCPDCKVPGDDCPLVWGQCSHCFHMHCILKWLNSQQVQQQCPMCRQEWKFKE from the exons ATGAAGGTGAAGATCCGTCAGTGGAACGGAGTGGCCTCCTGGCTGTGGGTGGCTAATGATGAGAACTGTGGCATCTGCAGGATGCCCTTCAATGGCTGCTGCCCAGACT GTAAAGTGCCTGGGGATGACTGCCCGCTGGTCTGGGGTCAGTGCTCCCACTGTTTCCACATGCACTGCATCTTGAAATGGCTGAACTCGCAGCAGGTCCAGCAGCAGTGCCCCATGTGCCGACAGGAGTGGAAGTTCAAAGAATGA
- the LOC141765141 gene encoding THO complex subunit 4-like, with the protein MMADKMSMSLDDIIKLNKKGGSGRGGRSSGGQAGSSGRAGGASRPARSRQNNFNRERTNRSTPYTRPRELPDKWQHDMFEEHTGGRRGQSAGAERSVESNGKLLVSNLDFGVSDSDIKELFAEFGTLQKASVHYDRSGRSKGTADVHFEGKADALKAMKHYNGVPLDGRPMKIQQVTSEVDTESRQSTQSSNRGFDRSRLGQPKVERAERSEWSERSERSERRQGGGGGGGGGRGGGGGGFRGRGRGNKPQLSAEELDAQLDAYNAKMDTS; encoded by the exons ATGATGGCAGATAAGATGAGTATGTCTCTAGACGACATCATCAAGCTCAACAAGAAAGGAGGCAGCGGCCGCGGAGGACGCTCGTCCGGCGGCCAGGCTGGAAGTTCAGGTCGGGCCGGCGGAGCGTCGAGGCCAGCGAGGAGTCGACAGAATAACTTCAACCGGGAGAGAACCAACAGATCCACGCCGTACACCCGG CCCAGAGAGTTGCCAGACAAGTGGCAGCATGACATGTTTGAGGAACACACTGGTGGACGCAGAGGACAAAGTGCTGGAGCAGAAAGAAGCGTAGAAAGTAACGGAAAGCTGCTGGTTTCCAATCTGGACTTTGGCGTCTCCGACTCGGATATCAAG GAGTTGTTTGCAGAGTTTGGGACTTTACAGAAAGCATCTGTGCACTACGACCGGTCCGGTCGCAGTAAAGGAACGGCAGATGTTCACTTTGAGGGCAAGGCAGATGCACTCAAAGCCATGAAGCACTATAACGGTGTTCCACTTGATG gccGTCCCATGAAAATCCAGCAAGTGACTTCAGAAGTTGACACAGAGAGTAGACAATCCACACAGAG TTCAAACAGAGGATTTGACCGCAGCAGGCTTGGACAGCCCAAGGTCGAAAGGGCCGAAAGAAGTGAATGGAGCGAAAGGAGCGAAAGGAGCGAAAGGAGGCaaggtggtggtggcggtggtggcggtggtcGTGGCGGCGGCGGTGGAGGTTTCAGAGGTCGAGGAAGAGGAAACAAACCCCAGCTTTCTGCAGAGGAGCTGGATGCCCAGTTGGATGCTTACAATGCTAAG ATGGACACCAGTTAG
- the LOC141765149 gene encoding rho GDP-dissociation inhibitor 1-like produces MAEDDVTKEQLAAIAAENEEPEAVNYKPPAQKSLKEIQELDKDDESLRKYKEALLGSVAADADTSVPNVQVTRMSLICESAPNPLVLDLQRDLEELKNEGFILMEGVEYKIKISFKVNKEIVSGLKYVQQTFRKGIRIDKTDYMVGSYGPRATEFDFLTTMEEAPKGLLARGNYVIKSKFTDDDKHDHLSWEWNLNIKKDWKD; encoded by the exons ATGGCCGAGGATGACGTGACTAAGGAGCAGCTAGCAGCCATTGCCGCCGAAAACGAAGAACCAGAGGCGGTGAACTACAAGCCACCAGCCCAAAAGTCGTTGAAAGAGATCCAGGAGCTGGATAAGGATGATGAGAGCCTACGAAAATATAAGGAAGCCCTGCTTGGCTCGGTGGCCGCTGACGCTG ATACCAGTGTTCCCAATGTCCAAGTGACCCGGATGTCTCTGATCTGTGAAAGTGCCCCAAACCCCCTGGTGCTGGATCTACAAA GAGACCTGGAAGAATTGAAGAATGAGGGCTTTATTCTGATGGAGGGCGTCGAATACAAAATAAAGATCAGCTTTAAG GTGAACAAGGAGATTGTTTCGGGCCTGAAGTATGTGCAGCAGACATTCAGGAAAGGAATTAGGA TTGACAAAACGGACTACATGGTGGGCAGCTACGGGCCTCGTGCCACTGAATTTGACTTCCTGACCACGATGGAGGAGGCTCCTAAAGGCTTGCTGGCCCGCGGCAACTACGTCATCAAATCCAAGTTTACTGACGACGACAAGCACGACCACCTGTCCTGGGAGTGGAACCTCAACATCAAGAAAGACTGGAAAGACTAA